The Antedon mediterranea chromosome 7, ecAntMedi1.1, whole genome shotgun sequence genome has a segment encoding these proteins:
- the LOC140054855 gene encoding G-protein coupled receptor 12-like — protein sequence MDSKDSIIFVFSVYIPLICAICFENTVIIVAIFRCHVRRTGRIVLVASLAFVDFITGAVSVPCAMRGFLSRSNLNNISSEECQIMYGPLMVTGLASFLHIFVLTIDCYMAVIKPFKYRTDVSTRKVYFTIVGIWATSILFGLIPYCWELEKDVIHSCYQLSVEGLNVQMLVSGHVCFFIFIVMIILYINIAKEAIKHRRRTNLAIPPQYNKYEDFKAVRTTALILGAFLICWTPVILKFILLGFGVLDIDEHAWFTWFGEVLVISNSAINPFIYCYSSRDVYTRCRRLMISSTSNKSSSTPATSRSLDTRF from the coding sequence ATGGATTCTAAAGATTCAATCATCTTTGTATTCTCGGTTTATATACCTCTAATATGTGCAATTTGTTTTGAGAATACAGTGATTATAGTAGCAATATTCCGATGTCATGTACGCCGAACTGGAAGGATAGTATTAGTTGCCAGTTTGGCATTTGTTGACTTCATCACGGGTGCTGTATCTGTACCATGTGCAATGCGTGGATTTTTATCTAGAAGCAACTTAAATAACATCAGCTCAGAAGAGTGTCAGATTATGTATGGTCCACTTATGGTCACTGGTCTCGCGTCTTTTTTGCATATATTTGTGTTGACAATTGACTGTTACATGGCAGTAATAAAACCTTTTAAATATAGAACTGATGTTTCTACTAGAAAGGTTTACTTTACAATTGTTGGGATATGGGCAACATCGATTTTATTTGGTCTTATTCCTTACTGCTGGGAGTTAGAAAAAGATGTTATTCATTCTTGTTACCAGCTAAGTGTTGAAGGACTGAACGTACAAATGCTTGTTAGTGGCCACGtatgttttttcatttttattgttatgattATCCTGTATATAAATATTGCAAAAGAAGCAATCAAACACCGAAGACGAACAAACCTAGCGATACCGCCGCAGTATAACAAATATGAAGATTTCAAAGCAGTTAGAACAACAGCATTGATACTTGGAGCATTTCTTATTTGTTGGACACCGGTGATCCTGAAATTTATTCTACTTGGTTTTGGTGTTTTGGATATTGATGAACATGCCTGGTTTACGTGGTTTGGTGAAGTATTAGTAATATCAAATTCAGCAATTAATCCGTTCATATATTGTTATAGTAGCAGAGATGTGTACACTCGCTGTCGACGACTAATGATATCAAGTACTTCAAATAAAAGCAGTTCAACTCCTGCAACAAGTCGATCATTGGACACACGCTTTTAA